Within the Pseudomonadota bacterium genome, the region TTGCTTGCCGGAGATGACGGGTTTTTCTTTTTGCATGATGCCTCTTAGAATTTCACTGAAGGGGCTTTCTCTGCTCCGGCATCGGCCTTGAATGCTTCGCGCCTGGGCAGTTGCAGCATGAACTTATTGGTCAGATTATTGGGGAATGTCCTGATCGATGTATTAAAAATCCGCACCGCGTCATTAAACCGGGTCCGCGCCACATTTATCCGGTTTTCAGTTCCCTCAAGCTGATGCTGCAGGTCGAGAAAATTCTGATTTGCCTTGAGATCCGGATAACGCTCGACCACCACCATTAAACGCGACAGCGCCGAACTCAGCCCTCCCTGCGCCTCCTGGAATTGCGCCAGGGCATTGGGATTATTCAAGACATCGCTGCCAAGCTGCATCTTGCCGACTTTCGCCCGCGCCTCGGTCACGGCAATTAACGTGTCTTTTTCGTGGGCTGCATACCCTTTCACTACTTCCACGAGATTGGGAATCAAATCCGCACGCCGCTGATAGGATGCCTCAACATCACCCCAGGCAGCAATTACCGCTTCATCGTTGGACTGAATCGTATTATAGCCGCAACCGGAAAGCCCTGCGGCAACCAACAACAATCCCATTAATAACTGTTTCATAACCCATATCCTCCAGATTTTTTATAATTTCATTAAGAAGCCTTGCCAGAGATGCCGTGCTTCCAGATTTTATTTGAACTCCATGCTTCATAAATTTAATAGTGTCATACAGTAAAGCCGGCCATCACTCCTGTCAACCTTTGACAATAACAGCATTTTTTGTCGGCATCATAACACTTGTTGCCGACAGGTATTACGCTTTTGGCTTGTTTATAATATTAGGCCCCGTTGATGACTGTAGC harbors:
- a CDS encoding LemA family protein, which produces MKQLLMGLLLVAAGLSGCGYNTIQSNDEAVIAAWGDVEASYQRRADLIPNLVEVVKGYAAHEKDTLIAVTEARAKVGKMQLGSDVLNNPNALAQFQEAQGGLSSALSRLMVVVERYPDLKANQNFLDLQHQLEGTENRINVARTRFNDAVRIFNTSIRTFPNNLTNKFMLQLPRREAFKADAGAEKAPSVKF